Proteins from a genomic interval of Beijerinckia indica subsp. indica ATCC 9039:
- a CDS encoding 3'(2'),5'-bisphosphate nucleotidase CysQ: MASLTHSDDLVGAFADIARGAGDIALSYFRPGERTRAEIQHKVGGSPVTEADYLVDRFLKEHLAKLLPDAGWLSEESEDSPARLGKKRVVIVDPIDGTRGFAHGDPRWAIAMALVEDQRPVVGIVHAPALGETYLAVAGQGARLNDKPITVSSRTHMDKDARIAAPLPLAEQLRQAGLPFTLEPKIPSLAVRIAKVASGILDAGFATENANDWDIAAADLVLHEAGGRLASLEGLPLLYNRPETRHGLLTAAPERIHAEVNAAARRARSNRLG; the protein is encoded by the coding sequence TTGGCCTCGCTCACTCATTCTGATGATCTCGTCGGCGCCTTTGCCGACATAGCTCGCGGAGCCGGGGATATTGCGCTTTCCTATTTCAGGCCGGGAGAGCGCACACGCGCGGAAATTCAGCATAAGGTCGGCGGTTCTCCGGTCACAGAAGCGGATTATCTTGTCGATCGCTTTCTGAAGGAACATCTCGCGAAATTATTGCCGGATGCCGGCTGGCTTTCTGAGGAAAGCGAGGATTCACCGGCGCGCCTTGGCAAAAAGCGGGTGGTGATCGTCGATCCGATCGATGGGACGCGCGGTTTCGCGCATGGCGATCCACGCTGGGCGATCGCGATGGCCTTGGTTGAGGATCAAAGGCCCGTCGTCGGAATCGTCCATGCGCCGGCTCTCGGCGAAACCTATCTGGCCGTGGCAGGGCAAGGCGCGCGCTTGAACGACAAGCCCATCACGGTTTCGTCCCGCACCCATATGGACAAGGATGCCCGGATCGCGGCGCCCTTGCCGTTGGCCGAGCAATTACGTCAAGCCGGTCTGCCTTTCACGCTCGAACCGAAAATTCCTTCCCTGGCCGTGCGCATTGCCAAGGTGGCTTCCGGGATCCTGGATGCGGGCTTTGCCACCGAAAATGCCAATGATTGGGATATTGCCGCTGCCGATCTCGTGTTGCATGAGGCTGGTGGACGGCTGGCCAGTCTCGAAGGATTGCCTTTGCTTTATAATCGGCCAGAGACGCGGCATGGTCTCCTGACGGCGGCGCCTGAGCGGATCCATGCGGAAGTCAATGCGGCGGCGCGCAGGGCACGGTCCAACCGGCTGGGTTGA
- a CDS encoding DUF4170 domain-containing protein, which translates to MSKETGKQHLHLVFGGELKDLSGHEFQDLSKIDIVGVYPDYATAESVWRSKAQATVDNAQMRYFVADLSLLLDPATKVKEEA; encoded by the coding sequence ATGAGTAAAGAAACCGGCAAACAGCATCTTCATCTTGTTTTCGGCGGAGAACTGAAAGATCTCTCTGGCCACGAATTTCAGGATCTTTCAAAGATCGATATCGTCGGAGTCTATCCCGATTACGCCACGGCGGAATCCGTGTGGCGGAGCAAAGCGCAAGCGACTGTCGACAATGCACAGATGCGCTATTTCGTCGCGGATTTGTCCCTCCTTCTCGATCCGGCCACGAAGGTCAAAGAAGAAGCCTAA
- a CDS encoding DUF2093 domain-containing protein — translation MNRYERRPISMGEAEVQYLDGDLRIIRPGAFVRCAVTGVSIALEDLRYWNVDLQEAYASPEAKLQRLQPLSKS, via the coding sequence ATGAACCGCTATGAACGTCGCCCCATATCGATGGGGGAAGCCGAAGTCCAATATCTCGACGGTGATCTCCGCATCATCCGCCCCGGTGCCTTTGTCAGATGCGCGGTGACGGGTGTCAGCATCGCACTCGAGGACCTGCGCTATTGGAACGTCGACTTGCAGGAAGCCTATGCTTCCCCTGAAGCAAAATTGCAGCGCCTTCAGCCTCTTTCAAAAAGCTAA